In Osmia lignaria lignaria isolate PbOS001 chromosome 5, iyOsmLign1, whole genome shotgun sequence, a single genomic region encodes these proteins:
- the Ppa gene encoding F-box and leucine rich repeat protein partner of paired produces MRVCVYIYSGNMEESQLLMTELPALTPSRGTTLLHRSGHYYQLHQPHLAIPTSQSQAILYNSSNTPHYTSGATSVPAYAQGGISSRQQPQVARGAVTASTHISSLYPEILALIFSYLEVRDKGRAAQVCTAWRDAAYYRSVWRGVEARLHLRKQAPALFASLVRRGVKRVQVLSLRRGLGDVLKGVPNLEALNLSGCYNITDAGLINAFCQEYSTLTELNLSLCKQVSDISLGRIVQYLKNLEHLELGGCCNITNNGLLCIAWNLKKLKRLDLRSCWQVSDLGIAHLAGVNREAAGGNFALEHLSLQDCQRLSDEALRHISIGLATLKSINLSFCVCITDSGVKHLAKMSSLRELNLRSCDNISDIGMAYLAEGGSRISSLDVSFCDKIGDQALVHISQGLFNLKSLSLSACQISDEGICKIAKTLHDLETLNIGQCSRLTDKGLYSIAESMKHLKCIDLYGCTRISTNGLERIMKLPQLSTLNLGLWHVR; encoded by the coding sequence atgcgtgtgtgtgtgtacatATATTCAGGCAATATGGAGGAAAGTCAGCTGTTGATGACGGAACTTCCGGCATTAACGCCAAGCCGCGGTACAACGTTGCTTCATCGTTCGGGACACTATTATCAATTGCACCAGCCGCACCTAGCGATTCCAACGTCTCAAAGTCAAGCGATCCTTTATAATTCGAGTAATACGCCGCATTATACAAGCGGTGCAACGAGCGTGCCGGCGTACGCTCAAGGCGGCATTTCGTCGAGGCAACAACCTCAAGTGGCTCGCGGTGCTGTCACAGCGAGCACCCACATTTCTTCCCTCTATCCCGAAATATTGGCGTTAATTTTTAGTTACCTCGAGGTCAGGGACAAAGGACGGGCGGCACAAGTGTGCACCGCGTGGAGGGACGCGGCGTATTACCGGTCCGTCTGGCGTGGGGTCGAGGCGAGGTTACATTTAAGAAAGCAAGCGCCGGCGTTGTTTGCCAGTCTCGTGAGAAGAGGAGTGAAAAGGGTTCAGGTGTTATCCCTGCGACGTGGTCTCGGCGACGTTCTAAAAGGTGTGCCAAACTTGGAAGCGTTAAATCTTTCCGGTTGCTACAACATTACCGACGCGGGTTTGATCAACGCTTTTTGCCAGGAGTACTCGACCCTAACGGAACTGAATTTATCATTGTGCAAACAAGTATCGGACATTTCACTCGGTAGGATAGTGCAGTATTTAAAGAATCTCGAACATTTAGAGCTCGGCGGTTGCTGCAATATAACTAATAACGGACTCTTGTGTATAGCgtggaatttgaaaaaattaaagagaCTCGACTTACGGAGCTGTTGGCAGGTATCTGATTTGGGTATCGCCCATTTAGCCGGTGTCAATAGGGAAGCAGCCGGTGGTAACTTCGCGTTGGAACATTTAAGCCTTCAGGACTGTCAACGACTTAGCGACGAGGCACTCAGGCACATATCCATCGGTCTCGCCACCCTCAAGTCTATCAATCTTTCCTTTTGCGTATGCATCACCGATTCAGGCGTCAAACACTTGGCCAAGATGTCCAGTCTACGAGAATTGAATCTTCGTTCTTGCGACAATATCTCGGACATCGGTATGGCTTATCTCGCGGAAGGTGGCAGCAGGATATCCTCGTTGGACGTTTCGTTCTGCGACAAAATCGGTGATCAAGCCCTCGTCCACATCTCCCAAGGACTGTTCAATTTGAAATCCCTCTCGTTGTCCGCGTGTCAGATCAGCGACGAGGGTATATGCAAGATCGCCAAAACGTTACACGATTTGGAAACGTTGAATATCGGTCAGTGCAGCAGATTAACGGACAAAGGATTGTACTCGATCGCCGAGAGTATGAAGCATTTGAAATGCATCGATCTTTACGGATGCACCAGGATAAGTACCAACGGTTTGGAAAGGATCATGAAGTTGCCGCAGCTGAGTACGTTGAATCTTGGTCTTTGGCACGTGCGGTGA
- the Rab35 gene encoding RAS oncogene family member Rab35, translated as MAREYDHLFKLLIIGDSGVGKSSLLLRFADNTFNGSYITTIGVDFKIQTVDVDGERVKLQIWDTAGQERFRTITSTYYRGTHGVIVVYDVTSGDSFANVKRWLHEIEQNCDVVNRVLVGNKNDSPNEKVVLTEDAQRFANQMGIQLFETSAKDNINVQEMFMAITRQVLRTKKERKERQAIQTSETVNLRKSTKQHKKRCC; from the exons ATGGCCCGGGAATATGATCATTTATTTAAGCTTCTAATAATAGGAGATAGTG GTGTAGGCAAAAGTTCACTGCTCCTACGATTTGCTGACAATACTTTTAATGGCAGTTATATAACAACGATAGGAGTGGATTTTAAGATACAAACAGTGGATGTAGATGGTGAGAGAGTAAAGCTGCAAATTTGGGATACAGCTGGGCAAGAAAGATTTCGGACAATAACTTCAACTTACTACAGGGGAACACACGGTGTTATAGTTGTTTATGATGTGACCAGTGGTGATTCCTTTGCTAATGTTAAAAGATGGTTACACGAAATTGAACAAAATTGTGATGTGGTCAACAGGGTACTTGTAGGAAATAAGAATGATTCACCTAACGAAAAGGTGGTATTAACAGAAGATGCGCAAAGATTTGCTAATCAAATGGGAATTCAGTTATTTGAAACTTCTGCTAAAGACAACATTAATGTTCAAGAA ATGTTTATGGCTATAACACGGCAAGTATTAAGaactaaaaaagaaaggaaggaacggCAAGCTATACAAACCAGTGAAACAGTCAATCTGAGAAAAAGCACAAAACAGCATAAAAAGAGATGTTGTTAA
- the Secp43 gene encoding tRNA Selenocysteine associated protein isoform X1: MSGPMVLCQLWMGGLEPYMTESFIMNAFHKMGEQPQTVKVMRNRYTGEPAGYCFVHFPTDEMALDAMHKLNGKVIPGSNPAVRFRLNHASTTGKPAAEREFSIWVGDLSTDVDDYSLYRAFAAKYNSIRTAKVILDSSGFSKGYGFVRFANEEEQKNSLVTMNGYRGLGTKSLKICNAVPRPWNKIAGSTPPQSSSEYTPSNMNSDAYNYYDTSSYWNSYSAWQQGYYESEPTSDGYNSYVSDQKPEEDELELIEHSVPIDIDKLNRETIEQDYNLWDALESSKWIPCDTLELCY; the protein is encoded by the exons ATGTCAGGACCAATGGTATTGTGCCAGTTATGGATGGGTGGT CTAGAACCATATATGACAGAAAGTTTTATAATGAATGCTTTTCATAAAATGGGAGAACAACCTCAAACAGTGAAAGTAATGAGAAATCGTTATACGGGTGAACCAGCAGGTTATTGTTTTGTTCATTTTCCAACCGATGAAATGGCTCTTGATGCTATGCACAAATTAAATGGGAAAGTGATTCCTGGTTCTAATCCA GCTGTAAGATTTCGATTAAATCATGCCAGTACGACGGGAAAGCCAGCAGCAGAAAGAGAATTTAGTATATGGGTTGGAGATTTATCAACAGATGTAGACGACTATTCTTTATACAGAGCGTTTGCTGCCAAATATAATTCGATTAGAACGGCAAAAGTAATTTTAGACAGTTCTGGATTTAGTAAAGGATATGGTTTTGTTAGATTTGCTAATGAGGAAGAACAGAAAAATAGTTTAGTCACTATGAATGGATACAGAGGATTGGGAAcgaaatcattaaaaatttgtaatgcTGTTCCAAGACCTTGGAATAAAATAGCAgg ATCTACACCTCCGCAGTCGTCATCCGAATATACACCATCAAATATGAATTCGGATGCGTATAATTACTATGATACATCATCATACTGGAATAGTTATAGCGCATGGCAACAAGGTTATTATGAAAGCGAACCCACATCAGATGGGTATAACAGTTATGTATCAGATCAGAAACCTGAAGAAGATGAATTAGAATTGATTG AACATTCAGTCCCCATAGATATAGATAAACTTAATAGAGAAACAATAGAACAAGACTACAATTTATGGGATGCGTTGGAAAGTTCAAAATGGATTCCGTGTGACACTTTAGAATTATGCTATTAA
- the Secp43 gene encoding tRNA Selenocysteine associated protein isoform X2 encodes MTESFIMNAFHKMGEQPQTVKVMRNRYTGEPAGYCFVHFPTDEMALDAMHKLNGKVIPGSNPAVRFRLNHASTTGKPAAEREFSIWVGDLSTDVDDYSLYRAFAAKYNSIRTAKVILDSSGFSKGYGFVRFANEEEQKNSLVTMNGYRGLGTKSLKICNAVPRPWNKIAGSTPPQSSSEYTPSNMNSDAYNYYDTSSYWNSYSAWQQGYYESEPTSDGYNSYVSDQKPEEDELELIEHSVPIDIDKLNRETIEQDYNLWDALESSKWIPCDTLELCY; translated from the exons ATGACAGAAAGTTTTATAATGAATGCTTTTCATAAAATGGGAGAACAACCTCAAACAGTGAAAGTAATGAGAAATCGTTATACGGGTGAACCAGCAGGTTATTGTTTTGTTCATTTTCCAACCGATGAAATGGCTCTTGATGCTATGCACAAATTAAATGGGAAAGTGATTCCTGGTTCTAATCCA GCTGTAAGATTTCGATTAAATCATGCCAGTACGACGGGAAAGCCAGCAGCAGAAAGAGAATTTAGTATATGGGTTGGAGATTTATCAACAGATGTAGACGACTATTCTTTATACAGAGCGTTTGCTGCCAAATATAATTCGATTAGAACGGCAAAAGTAATTTTAGACAGTTCTGGATTTAGTAAAGGATATGGTTTTGTTAGATTTGCTAATGAGGAAGAACAGAAAAATAGTTTAGTCACTATGAATGGATACAGAGGATTGGGAAcgaaatcattaaaaatttgtaatgcTGTTCCAAGACCTTGGAATAAAATAGCAgg ATCTACACCTCCGCAGTCGTCATCCGAATATACACCATCAAATATGAATTCGGATGCGTATAATTACTATGATACATCATCATACTGGAATAGTTATAGCGCATGGCAACAAGGTTATTATGAAAGCGAACCCACATCAGATGGGTATAACAGTTATGTATCAGATCAGAAACCTGAAGAAGATGAATTAGAATTGATTG AACATTCAGTCCCCATAGATATAGATAAACTTAATAGAGAAACAATAGAACAAGACTACAATTTATGGGATGCGTTGGAAAGTTCAAAATGGATTCCGTGTGACACTTTAGAATTATGCTATTAA